One Euphorbia lathyris chromosome 1, ddEupLath1.1, whole genome shotgun sequence DNA segment encodes these proteins:
- the LOC136233837 gene encoding uncharacterized protein isoform X2, with protein MGSYPPSPSSLDSFSLPPTKRLKTLNPNSKRESSEYELAEKQEGVENDSRGKQPILTDDSDSLPCGICLSENGNEIRGQIDSCDHFFCFVCIMEWAKVESRCPMCKRRFTTIRRPPKEGVFPSERIVNVLQRDQDANQDLCVKSNEVKTAESDALSDVPISNQNILDISNVTPVDREDVSIFDIVCNSGEPVLARLRARSSSFPHERQPNRSEEMNLPGEGTQTSRRRTPQSNSEKINQNGARTLSRCRDVCNYVQAVRDNWTTLQNGSLRFSSIATASSRLNIGNCSSVPANGGKVTKDDSLHGTSVHGRCPYDIDKAWKMLDKAKSVKQDYRRTNGVDCVLKNPPYKGSASKTGTDGSSSLHSSKRQLLASRGLRNSSMTEKQYTFPSLGKETDDKHISTKWRMQKHSLNMPKAMAGSYDNRPNPSPGFSASASASRSLSTSSQKNQTSSERNATRETQAQKRLYNGSQNVTNKQDGSGSSVTSVMSVAEASESLNIKADLSSSSSCRAGVSKEDVKLETGCTGSKAGKYEDAKSEIQLLVKLNLKLLNGAKQLGINGFKEVARVVTHTILAACGFKESRHVIQSVPSCVCSHSDGIQQLHKSTLMPNSCRECFYVFVKDVVNSVLSEKLSKARAHD; from the exons ATGGGAAGCTACCCGCCCTCGCCCTCGTCGCTCGACTCTTTCTCTTTACCCCCAACTAAACGCCTCAAAACCTTAAACCCTAATTCGAAGAGAGAATCCAGCGAGTACGAATTAGCAGAGAAGCAGGAGGGAGTAGAAAATGATTCACGGGGAAAGCAACCGATATTAACGGACGATTCAGACTCGTTACCTTGCGGTATTTGTTTGTCTGAGAATGGGAACGAAATTAGAGGCCAAATCGATAGCTGCGATCACTTCTTCTGCTTCGTGTGCATTATGGAGTGGGCCAAGGTGGAGTCTCGTTGCCCCATGTGCAAGCGCCGCTTCACCACCATCCGTAGACCCCCTAAGGAAGGCGTCTTTCCCTCTGAGCGCATTGTTAATGTACTTCAACGCGATCAG GATGCCAATCAAGATTTATGTGTGAAGTCCAATGAAGTGAAAACAGCTGAATCTGATGCTTTATCTGATGTTCCTATCAGCAATCAGAACATTTTAGACATTTCTAATGTCACTCCAGTAGATCGGGAAGATGTTTCTATCTTTGATATTGTATGTAACTCAGGCGAACCTGTACTTGCCCGTCTTCGAGCAAGATCGTCTTCTTTTCCCCATGAAAGGCAGCCCAATCGTTCAGAGGAAATGAATCTTCCAGGTGAAGGAACTCAAACTAGTCGCAGAAGAACACCTCAGAGCAATTCAGAGAAGATAAACCAAAATGGTGCCAGAACATTGAGTCGATGTCGTGATGTGTGCAACTATGTACAAGCAGTGCGTGATAATTGGACTACCCTGCAAAATGGATCCTTGAGATTCTCTTCCATTGCAACTGCATCTAGTAGATTGAACATCGGAAATTGTAGTAGTGTCCCAGCAAATGGTGGGAAAGTGACAAAAGATGACAGTTTACATGGAACCTCTGTTCATGGTAGATGTCCTTATGATATTGATAAAGCATGGAAAATGTTGGATAAGGCAAAGTCAGTAAAACAGGATTATAGAAGAACCAATGGTGTTGACTGTGTGTTAAAAAATCCTCCTTACAAAGGCAGTGCTTCAAAAACGGGCACTGATGGAAGTTCAAGCCTACATTCATCAAAAAGACAACTACTTGCAAGTAGAGGGCTGCGAAACAGTTCTATGACCGAGAAGCAGTACACGTTTCCTTCCCTTGGGAAGGAAACTGATGATAAGCATATATCCACCAAGTGGAGAATGCAAAAGCATAGTTTGAACATGCCCAAAGCAATGGCAGGATCTTATGATAATCGACCAAATCCTTCACCTGGATTTTCTGCATCTGCATCTGCATCTCGATCTCTATCCACGTCATCTCAGAAAAACCAAACTAGCAGTGAAAGGAATGCCACTAGGGAAACACAGGCACAGAAAAGACTATACAATGGGTCGCAAAATGTAACTAATAAGCAGGATGGATCTGGCAGTTCAGTAACTTCAGTTATGTCAGTGGCAGAAGCTTCTGAATCATTGAACATCAAAGCAGATCTTAGCTCATCTTCCTCTTGCAGGGCAGGTGTTTCTAAGGAAGATGTTAAACTAGAAACAGGTTGCACGGGAAGTAAGGCAGGAAAATACGAGGATGCCAAAAGTGAGATACAGTTACTTGTCAAGCTCAATCTAAAGCTATTAAACGGAGCCAAACAGTTAG GAATAAATGGATTCAAGGAGGTTGCAAGAGTTGTGACTCATACCATTTTGGCAGCATGTGGTTTTAAGGAGTCACGGCATGTTATTCAGTCTGTTCCAAGCTGTGTTTGCAGTCATTCTGATGGCATTCAGCAACTCCATAAGTCGACTCTAATGCCAAATTCATGCCGAGAATGTTTTTACGTATTTGTCAAGGATGTGGTTAACTCGGTACTCTCTGAGAAATTATCTAAAGCACGTGCGCATGATTAA
- the LOC136233837 gene encoding uncharacterized protein isoform X1: MGSYPPSPSSLDSFSLPPTKRLKTLNPNSKRESSEYELAEKQEGVENDSRGKQPILTDDSDSLPCGICLSENGNEIRGQIDSCDHFFCFVCIMEWAKVESRCPMCKRRFTTIRRPPKEGVFPSERIVNVLQRDQVYFLFGNTSIGTFDPYAQTQCSVCHSSKDENFLLLCDLCDSSAHTYCVGLGFTVPEGDWFCHDCAVSKTEHENILKDEQDANQDLCVKSNEVKTAESDALSDVPISNQNILDISNVTPVDREDVSIFDIVCNSGEPVLARLRARSSSFPHERQPNRSEEMNLPGEGTQTSRRRTPQSNSEKINQNGARTLSRCRDVCNYVQAVRDNWTTLQNGSLRFSSIATASSRLNIGNCSSVPANGGKVTKDDSLHGTSVHGRCPYDIDKAWKMLDKAKSVKQDYRRTNGVDCVLKNPPYKGSASKTGTDGSSSLHSSKRQLLASRGLRNSSMTEKQYTFPSLGKETDDKHISTKWRMQKHSLNMPKAMAGSYDNRPNPSPGFSASASASRSLSTSSQKNQTSSERNATRETQAQKRLYNGSQNVTNKQDGSGSSVTSVMSVAEASESLNIKADLSSSSSCRAGVSKEDVKLETGCTGSKAGKYEDAKSEIQLLVKLNLKLLNGAKQLGINGFKEVARVVTHTILAACGFKESRHVIQSVPSCVCSHSDGIQQLHKSTLMPNSCRECFYVFVKDVVNSVLSEKLSKARAHD, encoded by the exons ATGGGAAGCTACCCGCCCTCGCCCTCGTCGCTCGACTCTTTCTCTTTACCCCCAACTAAACGCCTCAAAACCTTAAACCCTAATTCGAAGAGAGAATCCAGCGAGTACGAATTAGCAGAGAAGCAGGAGGGAGTAGAAAATGATTCACGGGGAAAGCAACCGATATTAACGGACGATTCAGACTCGTTACCTTGCGGTATTTGTTTGTCTGAGAATGGGAACGAAATTAGAGGCCAAATCGATAGCTGCGATCACTTCTTCTGCTTCGTGTGCATTATGGAGTGGGCCAAGGTGGAGTCTCGTTGCCCCATGTGCAAGCGCCGCTTCACCACCATCCGTAGACCCCCTAAGGAAGGCGTCTTTCCCTCTGAGCGCATTGTTAATGTACTTCAACGCGATCAG GTTTACTTTCTTTTTGGTAACACCTCAATTGGGACGTTTGATCCATATGCACAAACTCAATGCAGTGTTTGCCACAGTTCTAAAGATGAAAACTTTCTACTTCTGTGTGATCTTTGTGATTCTTCTGCTCATACTTATTGTGTTGGCTTGGGTTTTACTGTACCTGAAGGGGATTGGTTTTGCCATGATTGTGCTGTTTCTAAGACTGAACATGAAAATATTCTAAAAGATGAACAGGATGCCAATCAAGATTTATGTGTGAAGTCCAATGAAGTGAAAACAGCTGAATCTGATGCTTTATCTGATGTTCCTATCAGCAATCAGAACATTTTAGACATTTCTAATGTCACTCCAGTAGATCGGGAAGATGTTTCTATCTTTGATATTGTATGTAACTCAGGCGAACCTGTACTTGCCCGTCTTCGAGCAAGATCGTCTTCTTTTCCCCATGAAAGGCAGCCCAATCGTTCAGAGGAAATGAATCTTCCAGGTGAAGGAACTCAAACTAGTCGCAGAAGAACACCTCAGAGCAATTCAGAGAAGATAAACCAAAATGGTGCCAGAACATTGAGTCGATGTCGTGATGTGTGCAACTATGTACAAGCAGTGCGTGATAATTGGACTACCCTGCAAAATGGATCCTTGAGATTCTCTTCCATTGCAACTGCATCTAGTAGATTGAACATCGGAAATTGTAGTAGTGTCCCAGCAAATGGTGGGAAAGTGACAAAAGATGACAGTTTACATGGAACCTCTGTTCATGGTAGATGTCCTTATGATATTGATAAAGCATGGAAAATGTTGGATAAGGCAAAGTCAGTAAAACAGGATTATAGAAGAACCAATGGTGTTGACTGTGTGTTAAAAAATCCTCCTTACAAAGGCAGTGCTTCAAAAACGGGCACTGATGGAAGTTCAAGCCTACATTCATCAAAAAGACAACTACTTGCAAGTAGAGGGCTGCGAAACAGTTCTATGACCGAGAAGCAGTACACGTTTCCTTCCCTTGGGAAGGAAACTGATGATAAGCATATATCCACCAAGTGGAGAATGCAAAAGCATAGTTTGAACATGCCCAAAGCAATGGCAGGATCTTATGATAATCGACCAAATCCTTCACCTGGATTTTCTGCATCTGCATCTGCATCTCGATCTCTATCCACGTCATCTCAGAAAAACCAAACTAGCAGTGAAAGGAATGCCACTAGGGAAACACAGGCACAGAAAAGACTATACAATGGGTCGCAAAATGTAACTAATAAGCAGGATGGATCTGGCAGTTCAGTAACTTCAGTTATGTCAGTGGCAGAAGCTTCTGAATCATTGAACATCAAAGCAGATCTTAGCTCATCTTCCTCTTGCAGGGCAGGTGTTTCTAAGGAAGATGTTAAACTAGAAACAGGTTGCACGGGAAGTAAGGCAGGAAAATACGAGGATGCCAAAAGTGAGATACAGTTACTTGTCAAGCTCAATCTAAAGCTATTAAACGGAGCCAAACAGTTAG GAATAAATGGATTCAAGGAGGTTGCAAGAGTTGTGACTCATACCATTTTGGCAGCATGTGGTTTTAAGGAGTCACGGCATGTTATTCAGTCTGTTCCAAGCTGTGTTTGCAGTCATTCTGATGGCATTCAGCAACTCCATAAGTCGACTCTAATGCCAAATTCATGCCGAGAATGTTTTTACGTATTTGTCAAGGATGTGGTTAACTCGGTACTCTCTGAGAAATTATCTAAAGCACGTGCGCATGATTAA